A single region of the Streptomyces sp. NBC_00425 genome encodes:
- the mmsB gene encoding multiple monosaccharide ABC transporter permease → MSTDVTDKSPAAAPPGKSGGSASGGGLLQVMLDGLRRNMRQYGMLIALGLLVVLFQVWTGGDLLLPRNVSNLVLQNSYILILAIGMMLVIIAGHIDLSVGSVTAFTGAFAAVLTVQHDVTWPVALVLCLIVGAVAGSVQGFLIAYLGIPSFIVTLAGMLLFRGLTEILLEGQTLGPFPDGLQKMGNGFLPEVGPNTNYHNITLLLGFALLAFVVLQEVRDRKRQQEFALDVVPRNLFLLKLVAIAAAVLTVTMLLASYKGAPIILIILGLLVVGYGYIMRNAVFGRHIYAIGGNLPAAKLSGVRDKKVTFLVFLNMGVLAALAGLVVAARLNAASPKAGLSFELEAIASSFIGGASMSGGVGTVLGAIIGGLVLGVLNNGMNLLSVGSDWQQVIKGLALLIAVGFDVWNKRKSGS, encoded by the coding sequence ATGAGCACGGACGTGACCGACAAGAGCCCGGCGGCCGCGCCGCCCGGGAAGAGCGGGGGCTCCGCCTCCGGCGGCGGGCTGCTGCAGGTGATGCTCGACGGCCTGCGCCGCAACATGCGCCAGTACGGCATGCTGATCGCGCTCGGCCTGCTCGTCGTCCTGTTCCAGGTGTGGACCGGCGGCGACCTGCTGCTGCCGCGCAACGTCTCCAACCTGGTCCTGCAGAACAGCTACATCCTGATCCTCGCGATCGGCATGATGCTGGTGATCATCGCGGGTCACATCGACCTCTCGGTCGGTTCGGTGACGGCGTTCACGGGAGCCTTCGCGGCCGTCCTCACCGTCCAGCACGACGTGACCTGGCCCGTCGCGCTGGTGCTGTGCCTGATCGTGGGCGCGGTGGCCGGCTCGGTGCAGGGCTTCCTGATCGCCTATCTCGGCATACCCTCCTTCATCGTCACCCTCGCGGGCATGCTGCTCTTCCGCGGTCTGACCGAGATCCTCCTGGAGGGCCAGACCCTCGGCCCGTTCCCGGACGGTCTGCAGAAGATGGGCAACGGCTTCCTGCCGGAGGTCGGCCCCAACACCAACTACCACAACATCACGCTGCTGCTGGGCTTCGCCCTGCTGGCCTTCGTGGTCCTCCAGGAGGTCCGGGACCGCAAGCGTCAGCAGGAGTTCGCGCTCGACGTGGTGCCGCGCAACCTCTTCCTGCTCAAGCTCGTCGCCATCGCCGCCGCGGTCCTCACGGTCACGATGCTGCTCGCCAGCTACAAGGGCGCGCCGATCATCCTGATCATCCTCGGCCTGCTGGTGGTCGGCTACGGCTACATCATGCGCAACGCCGTCTTCGGCCGTCACATCTACGCGATCGGCGGCAACCTGCCGGCGGCGAAGCTGTCCGGCGTCAGGGACAAGAAGGTCACCTTCCTGGTCTTCCTGAACATGGGCGTGCTCGCGGCCCTGGCGGGTCTCGTGGTCGCCGCCCGTCTGAACGCGGCCTCGCCGAAGGCGGGCCTCAGCTTCGAACTCGAGGCGATCGCCTCGTCGTTCATCGGCGGCGCGTCCATGAGCGGCGGCGTCGGCACGGTCCTCGGCGCGATCATCGGTGGTCTCGTCCTCGGTGTGCTGAACAACGGCATGAACCTCCTCAGCGTCGGCAGCGACTGGCAGCAGGTCATCAAGGGCCTCGCCCTGCTGATCGCGGTCGGGTTCGACGTCTGGAACAAGC
- the mmsA gene encoding multiple monosaccharide ABC transporter ATP-binding protein: MAGPVLEMRSIVKTFPGVKALSDVSLTVRQGEVHAICGENGAGKSTLMKVLSGVHPHGSYDGDILFEGEVVRFKDIRASEQHGIVIIHQELALSPYLSLAENIFLGNEHAKGGFIDWRETLRHATELLRRVGLGDHPETRVADIGVGKQQLVEIAKALSKKVKLLILDEPTAALNDEDSGKLLDLILELKKQGITSIIISHKLNEIRKVADSVTIIRDGHSIETLDVKSAETTEDRIISGMVGRDLDHRFPERTPHEAAEKDAAPALEIRDWTVHHPIDQQRKVVDDVSIQVRRGEIVGIAGLMGAGRTELAMSVFGRAYGRHAGGTVLKDGKEIRTKTVAEAIGHGIAYVTEDRKHYGLNLIDTINRNISLTALNKVAKRGVVDEHEERQVSEGFRKSMNIKAPTVFEPVGKLSGGNQQKVVLSKWIFAGPDVLILDEPTRGIDVGAKFEIYTVIDQLAAQGKAVVFISSELPELLGMCDRIYTMAAGRLTGEFPRAEATQEVLMRQMTKDKEVTR, translated from the coding sequence ATGGCGGGACCCGTCCTGGAAATGCGCTCGATCGTCAAGACCTTTCCCGGCGTCAAGGCGCTGTCAGACGTCTCATTGACCGTCCGTCAGGGCGAGGTCCATGCCATCTGCGGTGAGAACGGCGCCGGAAAGTCCACCTTGATGAAGGTGCTCTCCGGCGTCCATCCCCACGGCAGCTACGACGGCGACATCCTCTTCGAGGGGGAGGTCGTCCGGTTCAAGGACATCCGGGCGAGCGAGCAGCACGGCATTGTGATCATCCACCAGGAGCTGGCGCTGTCGCCGTACCTCTCCCTGGCGGAGAACATCTTCCTCGGCAACGAACACGCCAAGGGCGGGTTCATCGACTGGCGGGAGACCCTGCGGCACGCCACGGAGCTGCTGCGGCGGGTGGGTCTCGGCGACCACCCGGAGACCCGCGTCGCCGACATCGGCGTCGGCAAGCAGCAGCTCGTGGAGATCGCGAAGGCGCTCTCCAAGAAGGTGAAGCTGCTCATCCTCGACGAGCCCACCGCGGCGCTGAACGACGAGGACAGCGGCAAGCTCCTGGACCTGATCCTGGAGCTGAAGAAGCAGGGCATCACCTCGATCATCATCTCCCACAAGCTCAACGAGATCCGCAAGGTCGCGGACTCGGTGACGATCATCCGCGACGGGCACTCCATCGAGACGCTCGACGTGAAGTCGGCGGAGACGACCGAGGACCGGATCATCAGCGGCATGGTCGGCCGCGACCTCGACCACCGCTTCCCCGAGCGCACCCCGCACGAGGCGGCGGAGAAGGACGCGGCTCCGGCCCTGGAGATCCGCGACTGGACCGTGCACCACCCGATCGACCAGCAGCGCAAGGTGGTCGACGACGTGTCGATCCAGGTGCGCCGCGGGGAGATCGTCGGTATCGCCGGCCTGATGGGCGCGGGCCGCACCGAGCTCGCCATGAGCGTCTTCGGACGCGCCTACGGCCGGCACGCGGGCGGCACCGTCCTCAAGGACGGCAAGGAGATCCGTACGAAGACGGTCGCCGAGGCCATCGGCCACGGGATCGCGTACGTCACCGAGGACCGCAAGCACTACGGCCTCAACCTCATCGACACGATCAACCGCAACATCTCGCTGACCGCCCTGAACAAGGTCGCGAAGCGGGGCGTCGTCGACGAGCACGAGGAGCGGCAGGTCTCCGAGGGCTTCCGCAAGTCGATGAACATCAAGGCTCCGACCGTCTTCGAGCCGGTGGGCAAGCTGTCCGGCGGCAACCAGCAGAAGGTCGTCCTCAGCAAGTGGATCTTCGCGGGTCCTGACGTGCTGATCCTGGACGAACCGACGCGCGGTATCGACGTCGGCGCCAAGTTCGAGATCTACACGGTCATCGACCAGCTGGCCGCCCAGGGCAAGGCGGTCGTCTTCATCTCCTCCGAGCTGCCGGAACTGCTCGGCATGTGCGACCGCATCTACACGATGGCCGCCGGACGGCTCACGGGCGAGTTCCCGCGGGCCGAGGCCACGCAGGAAGTGCTGATGCGTCAGATGACGAAGGACAAAGAGGTAACGCGATGA
- the chvE gene encoding multiple monosaccharide ABC transporter substrate-binding protein, translating to MRNRRAALAAIAGAASLALTLSACGQSGEGGSEEKAGDAKGGTIGIAMPTKSSERWITDGANVEKDLKAKGYKTKLVFGEDDPDQQVSQIENLITQGVKALIIAAIDNKSLNNVLQQAADAKIPVISYDRLILGSKNVDYYASFDNEKVGKLQATYLVDKLGLASGKGPFNIELFAGSNDDNNTKYFFNGAMSVLKPYIDSKKLVVKSGQTAMTQVTTLRWDGATAQKRMEDILTSSYKSGKVDAVLSPYDGISIGIIAALKSDGYGTAAKPLPVISGQDAELASVKSIIAGQQSMTVYKDLRKLAQVATDMVDATLNGKKPEINDTKSYDNGTKVVPAYLLQPVSVDKTNYQKELVDGGYYTADQLK from the coding sequence ATGCGCAACCGCAGAGCTGCCCTCGCCGCCATAGCCGGAGCCGCCTCCCTCGCCCTCACCCTGTCCGCCTGCGGGCAGTCCGGTGAAGGCGGCAGTGAGGAGAAGGCGGGCGACGCCAAGGGCGGCACCATCGGCATCGCGATGCCGACCAAGTCCTCCGAGCGCTGGATCACCGACGGCGCCAACGTGGAGAAGGACCTCAAGGCCAAGGGCTACAAGACCAAGCTGGTCTTCGGCGAGGACGACCCCGACCAGCAGGTCTCGCAGATCGAGAACCTGATCACCCAGGGCGTCAAGGCGCTGATCATCGCGGCGATCGACAACAAGTCGCTGAACAACGTCCTCCAGCAGGCCGCCGACGCCAAGATCCCGGTCATCTCCTACGACCGCCTGATCCTCGGCTCGAAGAACGTCGACTACTACGCGTCCTTCGACAACGAGAAGGTCGGCAAGCTCCAGGCCACCTACCTGGTGGACAAGCTGGGCCTGGCGTCCGGCAAGGGCCCCTTCAACATCGAGCTCTTCGCCGGCTCCAACGACGACAACAACACCAAGTACTTCTTCAACGGTGCGATGAGCGTGCTCAAGCCGTACATCGACAGCAAGAAGCTCGTCGTCAAGTCCGGCCAGACCGCGATGACCCAGGTCACCACCCTGCGCTGGGACGGCGCCACCGCCCAGAAGCGCATGGAGGACATCCTCACCTCGTCGTACAAGAGCGGCAAGGTCGACGCCGTGCTCTCGCCCTACGACGGCATCTCCATCGGCATCATCGCCGCGCTGAAGTCGGACGGCTACGGCACCGCCGCCAAGCCCCTGCCGGTCATCAGCGGTCAGGACGCCGAGCTCGCCTCCGTGAAGTCGATCATCGCCGGCCAGCAGTCGATGACCGTCTACAAGGACCTCCGCAAGCTCGCCCAGGTCGCCACGGACATGGTCGACGCCACCCTGAACGGCAAGAAGCCCGAGATCAACGACACCAAGTCGTACGACAACGGCACCAAGGTCGTCCCCGCCTACCTGCTGCAGCCGGTGAGCGTCGACAAGACGAACTACCAGAAGGAGCTCGTCGACGGCGGCTACTACACCGCGGACCAGCTCAAGTAA
- a CDS encoding zinc-dependent alcohol dehydrogenase: protein MSTAVVVEAPGEHRIVPHEPRQPEPGEALVRVHATGICGSDREVYHGNRPEGYVRYPVTPGHEWSGTVEAVGAGVPPSLVDRKVVGEGFRNCQVCDRCHTGATTLCTEGYEETGFTQPGAMAATLTLPARLLHALPDDADLTAAALLEPAACVAAAAIKAHALPGERVAVVGTGTLGMFAVQFLKAGSPAELLVVGTGGDREVLSRQFGATDFRTSDQELPDDIDVVIETAGSTTAARTASSLLRRGGRLVLTGIPAPGADGLDPTDLVVRQLEVHTVFGAPPDAWAYTVRVFGAGLLDPLPLITHELPLTAFADAIELVGSGDPKVGKVLLRP, encoded by the coding sequence GTGAGCACAGCCGTCGTGGTCGAGGCGCCGGGCGAGCACCGCATCGTCCCGCACGAACCGCGGCAGCCGGAACCCGGCGAGGCGCTGGTCCGCGTCCACGCGACCGGCATCTGCGGCAGCGACCGCGAGGTGTACCACGGCAACCGGCCCGAGGGGTACGTGCGCTACCCGGTGACCCCCGGCCACGAATGGTCGGGGACCGTCGAGGCGGTCGGCGCCGGCGTTCCCCCGTCGCTCGTCGACCGCAAGGTGGTGGGTGAGGGCTTTCGCAACTGCCAGGTCTGCGACCGTTGCCACACGGGCGCGACGACACTGTGCACGGAAGGGTACGAGGAGACCGGTTTCACACAGCCGGGGGCGATGGCCGCCACCCTCACCCTGCCGGCCCGGCTGCTGCACGCCCTTCCCGACGACGCCGACCTCACCGCGGCGGCCCTGCTGGAACCGGCGGCCTGCGTCGCGGCCGCCGCGATCAAGGCGCACGCCCTGCCGGGCGAGAGGGTGGCCGTGGTCGGCACCGGGACGCTCGGCATGTTCGCCGTGCAGTTCCTGAAGGCCGGCTCGCCCGCCGAGCTGCTGGTCGTGGGCACGGGCGGCGACCGGGAGGTGCTCTCCCGGCAGTTCGGCGCCACCGACTTCCGCACCAGCGACCAGGAACTCCCGGACGACATCGACGTCGTCATCGAGACCGCCGGGTCCACGACCGCCGCGCGGACCGCCTCCTCGCTGCTCAGGCGCGGTGGTCGGCTCGTCCTGACGGGTATCCCGGCGCCCGGTGCGGACGGGCTCGACCCGACGGACCTCGTCGTCCGCCAACTGGAGGTGCACACCGTCTTCGGGGCTCCACCGGACGCCTGGGCCTACACGGTCCGGGTGTTCGGAGCGGGGCTGCTCGATCCGCTGCCGCTCATCACGCACGAGCTGCCGCTGACCGCGTTCGCCGATGCCATCGAGCTGGTCGGCTCCGGTGATCCGAAGGTGGGCAAGGTGCTGCTCAGGCCGTAG
- a CDS encoding mandelate racemase/muconate lactonizing enzyme family protein yields MRITGISTHVVGTPWRNLTYVLVHTDEGLTGVGETRMLGHTDALIGYLKEAEANHILGSDPFAVEDLTRRMKYGDYGRAGEIVMSGIAVVEMACWDIKGKALGVPVWQLLGGKVTDKVKAYANGWYTTERTPEAYHKAARDVVERGYRALKIDPFGTGHFELDHQESLYAVSLIEAVRDAIGPEAELMLEMHGRFSPATAVRLAKELAPFKPAWLEEPCPPENLKALEKIAAKVDIPVATGERIHDRIEFRELFESQAVDIIQPDVGHIGGIWETRKLAATAEAHYVLVAPHNVGGPVLTAASLQVGFTTPNFKILEHFNDFADAEIKKVVKGAPEVIDGYFHLSDAPGLGVELDVDAAAEFPQQQARFDLWAEGWEQRKPKAAEQ; encoded by the coding sequence GTGCGCATCACCGGAATCAGCACGCATGTGGTCGGGACGCCGTGGCGCAACCTGACCTACGTCCTGGTGCACACCGACGAGGGCCTGACGGGCGTCGGGGAGACCCGCATGCTGGGTCACACCGACGCGCTGATCGGCTACCTGAAGGAGGCCGAGGCCAATCACATTCTCGGCTCCGACCCGTTCGCTGTCGAGGACCTCACGCGCCGCATGAAGTACGGCGACTACGGACGGGCCGGCGAGATCGTGATGTCGGGCATCGCCGTCGTCGAGATGGCCTGCTGGGACATCAAGGGCAAGGCACTCGGCGTGCCGGTCTGGCAGCTGCTCGGCGGGAAGGTCACCGACAAGGTCAAGGCCTACGCCAACGGCTGGTACACCACCGAGCGGACCCCGGAGGCCTACCACAAGGCCGCCAGGGACGTCGTGGAGCGCGGCTACCGGGCACTCAAGATCGACCCCTTCGGCACCGGCCACTTCGAGCTGGACCACCAGGAGAGCCTGTACGCCGTCTCCCTGATCGAGGCCGTGCGCGACGCCATCGGGCCGGAGGCCGAGCTGATGCTGGAGATGCACGGCCGCTTCTCCCCCGCCACCGCCGTACGGCTGGCCAAGGAGCTCGCGCCCTTCAAGCCCGCGTGGCTGGAGGAGCCCTGCCCGCCGGAGAACCTGAAGGCCCTGGAGAAGATCGCCGCCAAGGTCGACATCCCGGTCGCCACCGGTGAGCGCATCCACGACCGCATCGAGTTCCGCGAGCTGTTCGAGAGCCAGGCCGTCGACATCATCCAGCCGGACGTCGGTCACATCGGCGGTATCTGGGAGACCCGCAAGCTCGCCGCCACCGCCGAGGCGCACTACGTGCTCGTCGCCCCGCACAACGTCGGCGGACCGGTCCTCACCGCCGCCTCCCTGCAGGTCGGTTTCACCACCCCGAACTTCAAGATCCTCGAGCACTTCAACGACTTCGCCGACGCGGAGATCAAGAAGGTCGTCAAGGGCGCGCCCGAAGTGATCGACGGCTACTTCCACCTCTCCGACGCGCCAGGTCTCGGCGTCGAGCTGGACGTGGACGCGGCCGCCGAATTCCCGCAGCAGCAGGCGCGCTTCGACCTCTGGGCCGAGGGCTGGGAACAGCGCAAGCCGAAGGCCGCCGAGCAGTGA
- a CDS encoding SCO2400 family protein produces the protein MDYCHPCRRHLNGALACPGCGAPAEQLRAYPQDADGPERYEPEPARYEPEPHGDASAYETPGDAWDDRAAHDDREASGERDDSGAESVGRDGGDEPQGRAARRREQGRGGRQRPGGAPGAPDASRRDRKASAHRRRRRRVVLIGVGFVLAAGGLSLAELGVDAPGFSSPADPAVAGGESAEVDGSAAESSASGRPLEDRSDTGGASSSPDPSASASASASVSASASPSPTAGTATPGPDREAQSGARPGSSGSKAPSDDDSGSTPAPGASTPPSSPKPSPSQTCTRFLWWCS, from the coding sequence ATGGACTACTGCCACCCGTGCCGACGGCACCTCAACGGCGCCCTCGCCTGCCCGGGGTGCGGCGCACCTGCCGAACAGCTACGCGCGTATCCGCAGGACGCGGACGGGCCGGAGCGGTACGAGCCGGAACCGGCCCGCTACGAGCCGGAACCCCACGGTGACGCGTCGGCGTACGAGACGCCCGGTGACGCGTGGGACGACCGTGCCGCTCATGACGATCGCGAAGCTTCCGGTGAGCGCGACGATTCCGGGGCCGAAAGCGTCGGGCGCGACGGAGGAGACGAGCCGCAGGGGCGGGCCGCGCGCCGCCGGGAGCAGGGCAGGGGCGGCCGACAGAGGCCCGGCGGCGCGCCCGGCGCACCGGACGCGAGTCGTCGCGACCGCAAGGCCTCCGCGCACCGCCGGCGCCGCAGGCGCGTGGTGCTGATCGGCGTCGGCTTCGTCCTGGCGGCGGGCGGCCTGAGCCTGGCCGAGCTGGGCGTGGACGCGCCGGGCTTCTCCTCGCCGGCCGACCCGGCGGTGGCCGGCGGGGAGTCGGCCGAGGTCGACGGGTCCGCGGCGGAGTCGAGTGCGTCCGGGCGGCCCCTGGAGGACCGGTCGGACACCGGCGGGGCCTCGTCCTCCCCGGACCCCTCGGCCTCGGCCTCCGCCTCCGCCTCCGTCTCCGCGTCGGCCTCGCCGTCCCCGACGGCCGGGACCGCCACGCCGGGCCCGGACCGGGAGGCCCAGTCGGGCGCCCGCCCCGGCTCCTCCGGGTCGAAGGCCCCGTCGGACGACGACTCGGGCTCCACCCCGGCCCCCGGCGCGTCGACGCCGCCCTCGTCCCCGAAACCCTCGCCCTCGCAGACCTGCACCCGGTTCCTGTGGTGGTGCTCCTGA
- a CDS encoding LacI family DNA-binding transcriptional regulator — MAHTRLRPPTMADVARQAGVSHQTVSRVLGDHPNVREETRARVLRAIEEMGYRRNFSARALATRRTRTLGVVASDTTLHGPASTLFALEEAARSEGYLVSTVSLRKLTMETLSEALDHLSEGGVEGVVAIAPQRSAVDALAELRHPFPVVVVGSGSGVDIPSVSVDQHLGARLATGHLLAAGHRSVWHLAGPEDWQEAADRAAGWRATLEEAGVEPPMTLCGDWSPLSGYRAGQELAGWVGRGLTAVFAANDQMALGVLRALREAGVRTPQDVAVVGFDDIPESEYFAPPLTTVRQDFAAVGRRGIALLLELIEGRPPATTPRIAIEPQLVVRASTFPQTAQPEGVPR, encoded by the coding sequence GTGGCACACACCAGGCTTCGGCCGCCCACCATGGCCGACGTGGCACGCCAGGCCGGCGTGTCCCACCAGACCGTGTCCCGTGTGCTGGGGGACCACCCCAACGTGCGGGAGGAGACACGGGCCAGGGTGCTCCGCGCGATCGAGGAGATGGGCTATCGCCGTAACTTCTCCGCACGGGCCCTGGCGACCCGGCGCACCCGCACGCTCGGTGTGGTCGCTTCCGACACCACCCTCCACGGGCCGGCCAGCACGCTGTTCGCGCTCGAGGAGGCGGCACGCTCCGAGGGGTATCTCGTCTCGACGGTCAGCCTGCGCAAACTGACCATGGAGACGCTCTCCGAGGCTCTGGACCACCTCAGCGAGGGCGGGGTCGAAGGTGTCGTCGCCATCGCCCCGCAGCGGTCCGCGGTGGACGCGCTGGCCGAACTGCGCCACCCGTTCCCCGTGGTGGTCGTGGGCAGCGGTTCGGGGGTGGACATCCCGAGCGTCAGCGTCGACCAGCACCTGGGGGCGCGGCTGGCGACGGGTCATCTGCTGGCCGCCGGCCACCGCAGCGTCTGGCATCTCGCCGGGCCCGAGGACTGGCAGGAGGCGGCCGACCGGGCCGCCGGCTGGCGGGCGACCCTCGAGGAGGCGGGCGTGGAGCCGCCCATGACGCTGTGCGGCGACTGGAGTCCGCTGTCGGGCTACCGTGCGGGCCAGGAACTGGCCGGCTGGGTGGGCCGGGGGCTGACCGCGGTCTTCGCCGCCAACGACCAGATGGCGCTGGGGGTGTTGCGGGCCCTGCGGGAAGCGGGGGTCCGCACACCGCAGGACGTGGCGGTGGTCGGCTTCGACGACATCCCGGAGTCGGAGTACTTCGCACCTCCCCTGACCACTGTCCGGCAGGACTTCGCGGCGGTGGGCAGGCGCGGCATCGCACTGCTCCTGGAGCTGATCGAGGGCCGTCCGCCCGCCACCACGCCCCGGATCGCGATCGAACCCCAACTCGTCGTCCGCGCGAGTACGTTCCCTCAGACCGCTCAACCGGAGGGCGTGCCCCGCTGA
- a CDS encoding ABC transporter substrate-binding protein — protein MLSRRNFLTVAVGVAAAGGLTACAKKDDSSSDSSSGGSKTITLGFSQVGSESGWRSANTDSVKSAAKEAGYKLQFSDAQQKQENQISAIRSYITQKVDVIAFSPVVVTGWDAVLKEAKAAKIPVVLTDRSVETSDDSLYVTLVGSDFTDEGRRAAKILEKVIAKAGLKAPVKIAQLEGTTGAAPAIERAKGFKEVMDAEHKDDWKVVVSQTGDFTRAGGKQVMAAFLQSNPDINVLFAHNDDMAIGAIQSIEAAGKKPGKDILIVSIDGVKDGFVAMSEGKINAIVECNPLLGPQLMDVVKKVKNGEKVERWIKTKEGDFMQDQAKAALPSRKY, from the coding sequence ATGCTCAGCAGAAGGAACTTCCTCACCGTTGCGGTCGGCGTGGCGGCGGCGGGCGGCCTGACCGCCTGTGCCAAGAAGGACGACAGCTCCTCCGACTCCTCCTCCGGCGGCAGCAAGACGATCACGCTGGGCTTCTCCCAGGTCGGCTCGGAGAGCGGCTGGCGCAGCGCCAACACCGACTCCGTGAAGTCGGCCGCCAAGGAGGCCGGCTACAAGCTGCAGTTCTCCGACGCGCAGCAGAAGCAGGAGAACCAGATCTCCGCCATCCGCAGCTACATCACCCAGAAGGTCGACGTCATCGCCTTCTCGCCGGTGGTCGTCACCGGCTGGGACGCGGTTCTCAAGGAGGCCAAGGCCGCGAAGATCCCGGTGGTCCTCACCGACCGCTCCGTGGAGACCTCCGACGACTCCCTCTACGTCACGCTCGTCGGCTCCGACTTCACCGACGAGGGCCGCCGCGCCGCCAAGATCCTCGAGAAGGTCATCGCGAAGGCCGGCCTCAAGGCCCCGGTGAAGATCGCCCAGCTGGAGGGCACCACCGGCGCCGCCCCGGCCATCGAGCGCGCCAAGGGCTTCAAGGAGGTCATGGACGCCGAGCACAAGGACGACTGGAAGGTCGTCGTCAGCCAGACCGGTGACTTCACCCGCGCCGGCGGCAAGCAGGTCATGGCGGCCTTCCTGCAGTCCAACCCGGACATCAACGTCCTGTTCGCGCACAACGACGACATGGCCATCGGCGCCATCCAGTCCATCGAGGCGGCGGGCAAGAAGCCCGGCAAGGACATCCTGATCGTCTCGATCGACGGCGTGAAGGACGGCTTCGTGGCCATGTCCGAGGGCAAGATCAACGCCATCGTCGAGTGCAACCCGCTCCTCGGCCCCCAGCTGATGGACGTCGTGAAGAAGGTCAAGAACGGCGAGAAGGTCGAGCGCTGGATCAAGACCAAGGAGGGCGACTTCATGCAGGACCAGGCCAAGGCCGCGCTCCCGAGCCGCAAGTACTGA
- a CDS encoding sugar ABC transporter ATP-binding protein, producing MAEPRPVLEMAGIVKEFPGVRALSGVDFRLFPGEIHALMGENGAGKSTLIKVLTGVYSLDGGTITLDGASVRIASPLQAQQAGISTVYQEVNLCPNLSVAENIFIGREPTRMGRIQWKRLRREAAELVDRLGLDIDVSAPLSSYPLAVQQLVAIVRSLNTGGGDGPGTKVLILDEPTSSLDRDEVLQLFALMRRLKDEGVAILFVSHFLDQIYEICDRMTVLRNGTLVGEHMVSDLDQVGLVQLMLGKAMGQLDELQEQQQRAEAGEALLHADGLGKTGRIAPFDLEIKKGEVIGLAGLLGSGRTELARLLFGADQPDTGTVSIDGKQVSMSAPNDAIGAGVAFCSENRKSEGLVPDLTVRENIILALQASRGWTRPIPAAQRDELVAKYIKALDIRPANPEARVGQLSGGNQQKVLLARWLITQPKLLILDEPTRGIDIGAKAEIQKLVVSLSEDGMSVLYIAAELEEVLRLSHTIGVLRDRRLVAQIANGPEITTSRILETIASGEHQ from the coding sequence ATGGCAGAGCCGCGGCCCGTCCTGGAAATGGCGGGCATAGTCAAGGAGTTCCCGGGGGTACGGGCTCTGTCGGGCGTCGACTTCCGGCTCTTCCCCGGCGAGATCCACGCCCTGATGGGCGAGAACGGGGCGGGCAAGTCCACCCTCATCAAGGTGCTGACCGGGGTGTACTCCCTGGACGGCGGCACGATCACGCTGGACGGCGCGTCCGTGCGTATCGCGAGCCCGCTGCAGGCCCAGCAGGCCGGCATCAGCACGGTCTACCAGGAGGTCAACCTCTGCCCCAACCTGTCGGTGGCGGAGAACATCTTCATCGGCCGTGAGCCCACCCGTATGGGCCGCATCCAGTGGAAGCGGCTGCGCCGGGAGGCCGCGGAGCTGGTGGACCGGCTCGGACTCGACATCGACGTCTCCGCCCCGCTGTCGTCGTACCCACTGGCCGTGCAGCAACTGGTCGCGATCGTCAGGTCGTTGAACACCGGCGGCGGCGACGGACCGGGCACCAAGGTGCTGATCCTCGACGAGCCGACGTCCAGCCTCGACCGCGACGAGGTCCTGCAACTGTTCGCGCTGATGCGGCGGTTGAAGGACGAGGGCGTGGCCATCCTGTTCGTGTCGCACTTCCTCGACCAGATCTACGAGATCTGCGACCGGATGACCGTGCTGCGCAACGGCACCCTGGTCGGCGAGCACATGGTGAGCGACCTCGACCAGGTCGGCCTCGTCCAGCTCATGCTCGGCAAGGCCATGGGCCAGCTCGACGAGCTCCAGGAGCAGCAGCAGCGCGCCGAGGCGGGCGAGGCCCTGCTGCACGCGGACGGCCTCGGCAAGACCGGCCGGATCGCGCCGTTCGACCTGGAGATCAAGAAGGGCGAGGTGATCGGGCTCGCCGGTCTGCTCGGTTCGGGACGCACCGAACTCGCCCGGCTGCTCTTCGGCGCCGACCAGCCGGACACCGGCACGGTGTCCATCGACGGCAAGCAGGTCTCGATGAGCGCCCCGAACGACGCGATCGGCGCGGGCGTCGCCTTCTGCTCCGAGAACCGCAAGAGCGAGGGCCTGGTGCCCGACCTCACGGTGCGGGAGAACATCATCCTGGCCCTGCAGGCCTCACGCGGCTGGACGCGGCCCATCCCGGCCGCCCAGCGCGACGAACTGGTCGCCAAGTACATCAAGGCCCTGGACATCCGCCCCGCCAACCCCGAGGCCAGGGTGGGCCAGCTCAGCGGCGGCAACCAGCAGAAGGTGCTGCTCGCCCGCTGGCTGATCACCCAGCCGAAGCTGCTGATCCTGGACGAGCCGACGCGCGGCATCGACATCGGCGCGAAGGCGGAGATCCAGAAGCTCGTCGTGTCCCTCTCCGAGGACGGGATGTCCGTGCTGTACATCGCGGCCGAGCTGGAGGAGGTACTCCGGCTCAGTCACACCATCGGGGTGCTGCGCGACCGCCGGCTGGTGGCGCAGATCGCCAACGGGCCCGAGATCACCACGAGCCGGATCCTGGAGACCATCGCGAGCGGAGAGCACCAGTGA